The following proteins come from a genomic window of Pseudomonas sp. WJP1:
- a CDS encoding LysR substrate-binding domain-containing protein, with the protein MDLRHLRYFLAVAEEGHFGRAAQRLHIVQSALSMQIRALEEELGGPLFLRTSRRVELTEAGVLLRDEAQRTLDQAAHAQRVVQRSLRGEMGTVRIGFAGNAVFSGRLMADVRAFRAAYPDAEVILRELAPQLQVEAIQNGQLDLGYAPSHGGQALDSDLLFERIGTWPLVLALPQDHLLANQKSLRVPMLGGESLIIYAAHGADEYMLAGLRKALGREPKVQRTTSTLSVLALVAAGMGVAMVPAPLMQVTIPGLIYRTFDDVEPHTDLLLISRANETGGAVRAFLRVAHQGGVAAATLI; encoded by the coding sequence ATGGATCTGCGTCATTTGCGGTATTTCCTGGCCGTTGCAGAGGAAGGTCATTTCGGCCGGGCAGCCCAGCGTTTGCACATTGTCCAGTCTGCGCTGAGCATGCAGATCCGCGCTTTGGAAGAGGAACTCGGTGGCCCGCTGTTCCTGCGTACCAGCCGTCGCGTGGAGCTGACCGAAGCCGGGGTGCTGTTGCGTGATGAAGCGCAGCGCACACTCGATCAGGCCGCGCATGCCCAGCGTGTGGTGCAGCGTTCCTTGCGGGGCGAGATGGGGACTGTTCGTATTGGGTTCGCGGGTAACGCGGTGTTCAGTGGACGGTTGATGGCTGACGTACGCGCCTTTCGAGCGGCGTACCCGGATGCTGAAGTGATCCTGCGTGAGTTGGCGCCACAGTTGCAGGTCGAGGCCATTCAGAATGGCCAGCTGGACCTGGGTTACGCACCCAGTCATGGCGGTCAGGCTCTGGATAGCGATCTGTTGTTCGAGCGAATCGGCACGTGGCCACTGGTCCTGGCATTGCCCCAGGACCATCTCCTTGCGAACCAGAAGTCCTTGCGCGTGCCCATGCTCGGTGGCGAGTCGTTGATCATTTACGCAGCACACGGCGCCGATGAGTACATGCTGGCGGGGTTGCGAAAAGCATTGGGGCGCGAGCCCAAGGTCCAGCGCACCACCAGCACCTTGAGCGTGCTGGCGCTGGTGGCGGCCGGCATGGGGGTCGCAATGGTGCCAGCACCGTTAATGCAGGTCACCATTCCGGGGCTGATCTATCGAACATTCGACGACGTTGAACCGCATACCGACTTGCTGCTGATCAGTCGTGCCAATGAAACCGGTGGTGCGGTGCGCGCATTCCTGAGGGTTGCGCATCAGGGTGGCGTGGCGGCTGCGACGCTTATCTAG
- a CDS encoding outer membrane beta-barrel protein — translation MKNINVKSFGAVLLALATGHCLAGQPSDVGEGTVFRSVFGDSLERDYGIKVSGLLDAGYSLNNNSSHKDRESGQTNTPVAGFGDEGFELATLHLFADKALKANFVPRVTPLPGPAPTEASFGFTLEAAYGRNAQQARTYGWDMHWGINSPGDDDPDKARRDKQNFLAVPNIAATAYLPYAGGFTAIAGIFGPALGYEIPPNVRAARNPFASRSYAFMTESGAVSGFLLGKRLVNNSSLLFGAELGVIQGQGNLRDNNNSKALLGALRWRTPDMNTWIDYEFLVGNSQNDSRSDIQTPRGRLISHDGQFKQQHSLNGWHRFNERWSMGGEMVYGRQSGDGKPSTVDIVTGPGFDGAHWWGANLVLTYQQRKDLSFSVRAEHFDDPDGYVLFPSSTARGAFNALTTGLRYDFNKYLSLRPELRYDWFNGRDDAHPFGQGDARNQLTGTVEALVYF, via the coding sequence ATGAAGAACATCAACGTCAAATCGTTTGGTGCGGTTCTGCTCGCCCTCGCAACGGGACATTGCCTGGCCGGTCAACCCTCCGACGTCGGCGAAGGCACTGTGTTTCGCAGCGTTTTCGGTGACTCCCTGGAGCGCGACTACGGCATCAAGGTATCCGGATTACTGGATGCCGGTTATTCACTCAACAACAACTCATCCCACAAGGATCGCGAGTCCGGACAGACCAACACGCCAGTGGCCGGGTTCGGCGATGAAGGCTTTGAGCTTGCCACGCTGCACCTGTTTGCCGACAAAGCATTGAAGGCCAACTTCGTCCCCCGTGTCACTCCATTGCCAGGCCCTGCCCCCACCGAGGCGTCGTTTGGCTTCACGCTCGAAGCCGCCTACGGACGCAATGCCCAACAAGCCCGCACTTACGGCTGGGACATGCACTGGGGCATCAACTCTCCAGGCGACGACGACCCGGACAAGGCCCGACGCGACAAACAGAACTTCCTCGCCGTACCCAACATCGCCGCCACGGCCTACTTGCCGTATGCCGGCGGCTTTACCGCCATTGCCGGCATTTTCGGCCCAGCCCTTGGCTACGAAATCCCGCCCAACGTGCGTGCCGCACGCAACCCGTTTGCCAGCCGTTCATACGCCTTTATGACCGAGTCAGGCGCGGTGTCCGGCTTCCTGCTGGGCAAACGCCTGGTCAACAACTCCAGCCTGTTGTTCGGGGCCGAGTTAGGCGTGATCCAGGGTCAGGGCAACCTGCGCGACAACAACAACAGCAAGGCGTTGCTCGGTGCACTGCGTTGGCGTACGCCAGACATGAACACCTGGATCGACTATGAGTTTCTGGTCGGTAACTCACAAAACGACAGTCGCAGCGACATACAAACGCCCCGCGGTCGCCTGATCTCCCATGATGGCCAGTTCAAACAGCAACACTCGCTCAACGGCTGGCACAGGTTCAATGAGCGGTGGTCGATGGGCGGTGAAATGGTCTATGGCCGTCAATCGGGTGACGGCAAGCCGTCGACCGTGGACATCGTCACCGGACCCGGGTTTGATGGCGCACATTGGTGGGGAGCTAACCTTGTGTTGACTTACCAGCAACGCAAGGACTTGTCGTTTTCCGTACGTGCCGAGCATTTTGATGACCCGGACGGCTACGTCCTGTTCCCCTCTTCCACCGCCCGCGGCGCGTTCAACGCGCTGACCACGGGACTGCGTTACGACTTCAACAAATACCTGTCACTGCGCCCGGAACTGCGCTACGACTGGTTCAATGGCCGTGACGATGCGCATCCCTTCGGCCAGGGTGATGCGCGAAACCAACTGACCGGGACTGTGGAAGCGTTAGTTTATTTCTGA
- a CDS encoding nuclear transport factor 2 family protein, with amino-acid sequence MQTYLEDRLQITDLITGWIHRDLGQWDQLANLAHPDGIIEVTWFEGPFAQFVEGSRRMGKSDLRTKHLIGTPVVSLNGNKAVVETNAVIVAENVHLNLGCSAHNRFYDLVEKRDGAWKLVKRQSIYDMGSFTFPQGLVEIDHQAVSRYPREYAPLAYLLEKSGFPLNRVFATRGSDLEQDMRAEASAWLAD; translated from the coding sequence ATGCAGACTTACCTGGAAGACCGTCTTCAAATCACCGATCTGATCACTGGCTGGATTCATCGCGATCTCGGCCAATGGGATCAACTGGCCAACCTGGCTCACCCGGACGGCATCATCGAAGTCACCTGGTTTGAAGGCCCGTTCGCGCAGTTCGTCGAGGGGTCCCGGCGCATGGGCAAGTCTGATTTGCGTACCAAGCACCTGATCGGTACGCCAGTGGTCAGCCTCAACGGCAACAAGGCTGTCGTCGAAACCAATGCCGTGATCGTTGCTGAAAACGTCCATCTGAACCTGGGCTGCAGCGCGCACAACCGCTTCTATGACCTGGTGGAAAAACGCGACGGTGCCTGGAAGCTGGTCAAGCGTCAGAGCATCTATGACATGGGCAGCTTCACTTTCCCTCAAGGCCTGGTTGAGATCGATCACCAAGCCGTGTCGCGCTACCCACGAGAGTACGCACCGCTTGCCTATCTGCTGGAGAAAAGCGGCTTCCCGCTCAATCGGGTTTTCGCCACCCGCGGCAGCGACCTGGAGCAGGACATGCGGGCTGAGGCCAGCGCCTGGCTCGCCGACTAA
- a CDS encoding acyl-CoA dehydrogenase family protein, which produces MNSVLLNATINEHIHESELIARASGLVETLRSRTREVDELARLPEKTVAELDAIGAFDLMIPRQHGGLQTSIRTYMEVVSEIGRGDASAGWACSLINICNWMLATLYPKTVSDPIFASGSKVRSSGVLSPRKAKVKRVAGGILIEEGLWGFNSGVYHAQWDLLGIPIVNEAGETVDQGLALIPVADITLLHDWDTMALRGSGSTSVSVKDLFVPDERIASVSKAIAGEYASTHLQGEALYRGAFIPLLAIILVFPALGIAKAALETFLAKLPGRGIQYTWYNQQDEAAVTHLQVGEASAKLDAARLVVERCVDEIDACACAGSAMDRQTRARIRRDTGYASQLIWEGVDLLATASGGSLAGSSNPFNRLWRDARVANLHGVVCTSTNLELFGRILCGKEANTPLV; this is translated from the coding sequence ATGAACTCCGTCCTCCTCAACGCAACGATCAATGAGCACATCCATGAAAGCGAGTTGATCGCCCGCGCCAGCGGTCTGGTCGAGACTTTGCGTTCGCGTACGCGCGAAGTCGATGAACTGGCGCGCCTGCCCGAAAAAACGGTGGCCGAACTTGATGCCATCGGCGCCTTCGACCTGATGATTCCACGCCAGCATGGCGGTCTGCAAACCAGCATCAGAACCTACATGGAAGTGGTCAGTGAAATAGGCCGTGGTGATGCCTCGGCTGGCTGGGCCTGTTCCCTGATCAATATTTGCAACTGGATGCTCGCAACGTTGTATCCCAAGACAGTCAGTGATCCCATCTTCGCCAGTGGCAGCAAGGTGCGCAGCAGCGGTGTGCTGTCCCCACGCAAAGCGAAGGTCAAGCGTGTGGCGGGCGGTATCCTCATCGAAGAAGGCCTGTGGGGATTCAACAGCGGCGTGTATCACGCACAGTGGGACTTGCTCGGGATTCCAATCGTCAATGAAGCGGGTGAAACCGTGGATCAGGGCCTGGCCCTCATACCGGTTGCAGACATCACACTGCTACACGATTGGGACACTATGGCACTGCGGGGAAGTGGCAGTACCTCGGTGTCAGTAAAAGATCTGTTCGTACCCGATGAGCGCATTGCGTCGGTGTCCAAAGCTATCGCTGGCGAATACGCCTCTACCCACTTGCAAGGTGAAGCGCTTTATCGCGGCGCGTTCATCCCGTTGCTGGCAATCATTCTGGTATTCCCCGCCCTGGGCATTGCCAAGGCAGCCCTGGAAACATTTCTCGCCAAGCTGCCGGGCCGCGGCATCCAGTACACCTGGTACAACCAACAGGACGAGGCTGCAGTCACTCACCTGCAGGTGGGAGAGGCCTCGGCCAAGCTCGATGCCGCGCGCCTGGTCGTGGAGCGTTGCGTGGACGAAATCGACGCCTGCGCTTGTGCTGGATCGGCGATGGACCGGCAAACGCGGGCGCGCATCCGCCGCGACACGGGTTATGCCAGTCAGCTGATCTGGGAAGGTGTCGACTTGCTGGCAACGGCAAGCGGCGGCTCCCTGGCAGGCAGCTCCAATCCATTCAACCGCCTGTGGCGCGACGCCAGAGTGGCCAATCTGCATGGTGTGGTGTGCACCTCCACCAACCTGGAACTGTTTGGTCGGATCCTGTGTGGCAAAGAGGCCAATACACCCCTGGTGTGA
- a CDS encoding ABC transporter ATP-binding protein: protein MIELHKVTAYQQQTRVLDQLSLKIGPQERVAILGPNGAGKSTLLKLINRELYPVAQDGSYLKLFGSESLNLWQLRNRIGFVSQDLQEDYTPYTSALDVVVSGFFGAIGRHEHLQPTELQLEQARAMMASLGISQDESCMFQRLSTGQKRRLLLARALVHHPEALIFDEPANGLDMGASLAMLTLLRSFCSEGRSLLITTHHVDEIIPEIERVVLIKQGQIVADGSKSELLTSAHLSDLYQTPLHISEKNGWYRCWHD, encoded by the coding sequence ATGATTGAACTCCATAAAGTCACCGCGTATCAGCAACAGACCCGAGTGCTCGACCAGTTGTCCTTGAAGATCGGGCCACAGGAGCGCGTTGCCATTCTCGGCCCTAACGGCGCGGGTAAAAGCACCCTGCTCAAGCTGATCAACCGGGAACTTTACCCGGTGGCTCAGGACGGCAGTTATCTGAAGCTGTTCGGCAGCGAGAGCCTGAATCTATGGCAACTGCGGAACAGGATCGGCTTCGTGTCACAGGACCTGCAAGAGGATTACACGCCCTACACCAGCGCGTTGGACGTTGTGGTTTCCGGCTTTTTTGGCGCTATCGGCCGCCATGAACACCTGCAACCGACCGAGCTTCAGCTCGAGCAGGCACGCGCCATGATGGCCAGCCTGGGGATTTCGCAGGATGAATCCTGCATGTTCCAACGCCTGTCCACAGGCCAGAAAAGACGCCTGTTGCTGGCTCGAGCGCTGGTGCATCATCCCGAGGCGCTGATTTTCGATGAGCCGGCCAACGGTCTCGACATGGGTGCCAGCCTGGCCATGCTGACGCTGTTGCGCAGTTTCTGCAGTGAGGGCCGGTCGTTGCTCATCACCACCCACCATGTCGACGAGATCATTCCGGAAATCGAGCGCGTGGTGTTGATCAAGCAGGGGCAGATTGTCGCCGATGGTTCCAAGTCCGAACTATTGACCAGCGCACACCTTTCGGACCTCTACCAGACTCCGTTGCACATCAGCGAGAAAAACGGCTGGTATCGGTGCTGGCACGATTGA
- a CDS encoding MFS transporter, whose translation MNNNKHAWDVRYEFKAVALLALGFGLVGLDRFIILPLFPVMMKDLGLNYQDLGNVTAILGLAWGISSIFMGRLSDRIGRRKVLIPAVLVFSLLAGLSGLATGIGGLLLIRAIMGISEGAFTPTALAATAESSHPARRGLNIGIQQAFFPILGLGLAPILATQLLLVVPSWRWVFVIVSLPGFLLGLAMYRHLRETRIATPPKAETRSDARHTGWLDALRFRNVWLNIVGMFCMLTCLFVISVMMPNYLMDYLHLDVQQMGFVMSAIGLGGFLGQLIMPAVSDRIGRKPVVLISFVATGVFLWLLMGTGAEPMKLFALLFLTIFFNFSMICMTVGPLTSESVPAALTSTATGLVVGIGEIFGGGVAPAIAGYIAQHHGIENTMYLALGAVLVGLLVATCLRETAPARVSAPAAEGIDSV comes from the coding sequence ATGAACAACAATAAGCACGCGTGGGATGTTCGATACGAGTTCAAAGCGGTGGCCTTGCTGGCCCTGGGTTTCGGCCTGGTGGGCCTGGACCGGTTCATCATCCTGCCGTTGTTTCCAGTGATGATGAAAGACCTCGGTCTGAACTATCAGGACCTGGGCAACGTGACCGCCATCCTGGGGTTGGCCTGGGGTATTTCTTCGATTTTCATGGGACGACTGTCCGACCGTATCGGTCGACGCAAAGTGCTTATTCCGGCAGTGCTGGTATTTTCTCTGCTGGCGGGCCTCTCGGGTCTGGCGACCGGTATCGGCGGATTGCTGCTGATCCGCGCGATCATGGGCATCTCCGAAGGCGCCTTTACCCCGACAGCCCTGGCGGCCACGGCGGAGTCTTCGCACCCTGCCCGGCGCGGCTTGAACATCGGCATCCAGCAGGCCTTTTTCCCGATTCTCGGTCTTGGGCTTGCACCCATTCTCGCCACACAACTCTTGCTGGTGGTGCCGTCGTGGCGCTGGGTTTTTGTGATCGTGTCGTTGCCGGGCTTCCTGCTGGGCCTGGCCATGTACCGGCACCTGCGGGAAACCCGCATCGCTACACCACCAAAAGCCGAAACCCGCTCAGACGCCAGGCACACCGGTTGGCTGGATGCCCTGCGCTTTCGCAACGTGTGGCTGAACATCGTCGGCATGTTTTGCATGCTGACCTGCCTGTTCGTGATCAGCGTGATGATGCCCAACTACCTGATGGACTACCTGCACCTGGACGTGCAGCAGATGGGCTTCGTGATGTCGGCGATCGGCCTGGGTGGTTTTCTCGGGCAGCTGATCATGCCAGCCGTGTCCGATCGCATCGGCCGTAAACCGGTGGTACTCATTTCGTTTGTCGCCACCGGCGTGTTCCTCTGGTTGCTGATGGGTACTGGAGCGGAACCGATGAAATTGTTCGCCTTGCTGTTCCTGACGATCTTTTTCAACTTCAGCATGATCTGCATGACGGTCGGGCCGCTTACCAGTGAATCCGTTCCAGCGGCGCTGACCTCCACAGCGACCGGCCTGGTGGTGGGTATCGGCGAGATTTTCGGGGGTGGCGTCGCGCCCGCCATCGCGGGGTACATCGCCCAGCACCACGGCATCGAAAACACGATGTACCTGGCACTCGGCGCCGTATTGGTCGGATTGCTGGTCGCAACATGCTTGCGCGAAACCGCCCCGGCGAGGGTTTCTGCGCCGGCCGCCGAGGGCATCGACAGCGTGTAA
- a CDS encoding TetR/AcrR family transcriptional regulator — protein sequence MENTATSTNDLDAPLDHRSVTAQRKRDAMRARILSATMDLLEDPTKVSVTIEDVAREAKISRGAFYKHFSSLEEAVAAIGQEATDGMTLHILPVYDVLTHPLERISTAMRLFLLRAHTDRRWASFFIRADLVQDQSILLKYVLADLEAGRHAGLLDLPSMQAGVDALIGATLEGVRSMNQRKVDDPQAYIDAVILMVLRGFGVENRLAHEAVAFSRAYLKTRAQSDVNHPSSP from the coding sequence ATGGAAAACACGGCAACATCTACGAACGACCTGGACGCACCGCTGGATCACCGAAGCGTGACTGCCCAGCGCAAGCGGGACGCGATGCGCGCGCGAATACTGTCGGCGACCATGGACTTGCTGGAAGACCCCACCAAGGTTTCCGTCACCATCGAAGACGTCGCACGGGAGGCGAAAATTTCCCGGGGAGCTTTCTACAAACATTTTTCTTCGCTGGAGGAGGCAGTAGCAGCCATAGGCCAGGAAGCGACTGATGGCATGACGCTGCATATCCTGCCCGTGTATGACGTACTGACTCACCCGCTGGAACGCATCAGTACTGCGATGCGTCTCTTTTTGCTTCGCGCACATACTGACCGGCGCTGGGCATCGTTTTTCATCCGGGCGGACCTGGTGCAGGACCAATCGATCTTGCTGAAGTACGTGTTGGCCGATCTGGAGGCCGGCCGCCATGCCGGCTTACTTGACCTGCCATCGATGCAGGCAGGCGTCGATGCGTTGATCGGTGCGACCCTGGAAGGAGTTCGGAGCATGAACCAACGCAAAGTGGACGATCCGCAGGCTTACATCGATGCGGTCATTTTGATGGTGCTGCGCGGTTTCGGCGTGGAGAACAGGTTGGCGCATGAAGCAGTGGCCTTCTCCAGGGCGTATCTGAAAACGCGAGCTCAATCGGATGTGAATCATCCATCGAGCCCCTGA
- a CDS encoding flavin reductase family protein, with protein sequence MNDAHNDTAKFRRVMGRFATGVTVVTYERENEPAGMTANAFLSVSLEPQLILVSIKNESRFCKHIQPGDFYGVNFLTEQQEHISGHFAGRAVEGLNVTMNKVRGVPIIEGSLAHIVARVVQIHAAGDHQLYIAEVVELVEAEQARPLLFFSGQYGRLNAA encoded by the coding sequence ATGAATGATGCACACAATGACACCGCCAAGTTTCGCCGTGTCATGGGCCGATTTGCCACAGGTGTCACAGTGGTGACCTACGAACGGGAAAATGAGCCTGCGGGTATGACGGCCAATGCCTTCCTCTCAGTGTCGCTGGAGCCACAACTGATTCTGGTCTCGATCAAAAACGAATCACGCTTTTGCAAGCACATCCAGCCGGGTGACTTTTACGGCGTGAACTTTCTCACCGAACAACAGGAGCACATCAGCGGCCACTTCGCAGGCCGCGCCGTGGAGGGGCTGAACGTGACCATGAACAAAGTCCGGGGCGTCCCCATCATCGAGGGCAGCCTGGCACATATTGTTGCGCGGGTTGTCCAGATCCATGCCGCCGGCGATCACCAACTGTACATCGCTGAGGTGGTCGAACTTGTAGAGGCCGAACAGGCGCGACCACTACTATTCTTCTCCGGCCAATACGGAAGGCTGAACGCGGCCTGA
- a CDS encoding methyl-accepting chemotaxis protein, with protein sequence MQAHLHDTVVRIMDSSIRLAHSSQQFHRVIATANSGLEEQNKEIEQAATAVNEMTAAVDEVARNASATALASRTTDTAAQTGKARVMETLESLSVLAEGISITADRVEALAGSVSGINRVLEVIRSIAEQTNLLALNAAIEAARAGEAGRGFAVVAEEVRALALRTQQSTQEIEHMVSSLRSVAAHTLSSMQQSTERVHSTLGIAQEADAALQEVSVAVETISQMNVVIASASEQQAQASREIDRSLISIRDLSVQTSAGAAQIHLTSEELSLLAAGLRGHIDRFRI encoded by the coding sequence ATGCAGGCTCACCTTCACGACACGGTAGTGCGCATTATGGATTCTTCCATCCGGCTGGCGCATTCTTCGCAACAGTTTCATCGCGTCATCGCGACCGCGAACAGCGGGCTTGAGGAGCAGAACAAGGAAATCGAACAAGCCGCCACCGCCGTGAATGAAATGACCGCTGCCGTCGATGAAGTGGCGAGAAACGCATCGGCGACAGCGCTGGCGTCACGAACCACGGACACAGCGGCGCAAACCGGAAAAGCCCGGGTCATGGAAACCCTTGAATCGCTATCGGTATTGGCAGAGGGCATTTCGATTACCGCCGATCGTGTCGAAGCGCTTGCCGGCAGCGTGTCCGGCATCAACCGTGTACTGGAAGTGATACGGTCGATTGCCGAGCAGACCAACCTGTTGGCGCTCAATGCAGCCATTGAAGCCGCACGGGCCGGGGAAGCGGGTCGCGGGTTCGCCGTCGTCGCTGAAGAGGTCCGGGCGCTGGCATTGCGGACGCAGCAATCAACGCAGGAAATCGAGCACATGGTCAGTTCCTTGCGTAGCGTGGCGGCACACACGCTGTCCTCCATGCAACAGAGCACCGAACGGGTCCACTCGACCCTGGGTATTGCCCAGGAAGCGGATGCTGCCTTGCAAGAGGTTAGTGTTGCAGTGGAGACCATCAGTCAAATGAACGTGGTCATCGCCAGTGCTTCAGAACAACAGGCTCAAGCCTCCCGAGAGATCGACCGGAGTTTGATCAGCATTCGTGATCTGTCCGTACAAACCTCGGCGGGCGCTGCACAGATACACTTGACCAGCGAAGAACTGTCGCTGTTGGCCGCCGGATTGCGCGGGCACATCGACAGGTTTCGCATCTAG
- a CDS encoding MFS transporter, with protein MNNQLDICAIVERSRLGAFQILVLIQCFLCMVVDGFDIQAMAYAAPSLIAEWGIAKANLGPVFSISMLGMLIGSLALGSIADRVGRRPVLVTASLVMAVLMYFTAKATTVDGLLALRFFTGIAMGAIVPNVATLVTEYAPRHNRVMLLTLVSSGMVVGGLVGGAIAAALIPLYGWQAVFYLGAIAPLCLGLLMLFALPESLQWCVLRSRQLDRVRAILARIEPGLEIGEQTTLVIGEPRKKGLSLAHLFADGRLVGTLLLWLINFMNMLCVYFLASWTPVLMSGAGHSPSQAVLAGTAMWLGGLAGGWLLGWFVDRRGFGAVLVPTFIVSAVAIMLFSHFYTSINLAYLSIAVAGFGILGGQAALNAMTATFYPTALRATGTGWTLGLGRLGGICGPFIGALLLSLQWSTSDLLVAAAVPASITAIGIIGFWRMNRTTAVPVTQ; from the coding sequence GTGAACAATCAACTCGACATCTGCGCGATTGTCGAAAGGAGTCGCTTGGGCGCCTTTCAGATTCTTGTGCTCATCCAATGCTTCCTGTGCATGGTCGTCGATGGCTTCGACATTCAAGCCATGGCCTACGCCGCCCCCAGCCTCATCGCCGAATGGGGCATCGCCAAAGCAAACCTGGGCCCGGTGTTCAGCATCAGCATGCTCGGCATGTTGATCGGCTCACTGGCCCTGGGTTCGATTGCCGACCGCGTCGGTCGACGGCCCGTGCTGGTGACCGCATCCCTGGTCATGGCGGTTCTGATGTACTTCACCGCCAAGGCCACCACGGTGGATGGCCTGCTTGCATTGCGCTTTTTCACCGGCATCGCGATGGGTGCAATCGTGCCCAACGTTGCCACGCTCGTGACCGAATACGCCCCCCGGCACAACCGCGTGATGTTGTTGACGCTGGTCTCGTCGGGGATGGTTGTCGGCGGGCTGGTCGGCGGCGCCATTGCTGCAGCGCTCATTCCGCTGTATGGCTGGCAGGCGGTGTTTTACCTGGGTGCCATCGCCCCGTTGTGCCTGGGTTTGCTGATGCTTTTCGCACTGCCCGAATCACTGCAGTGGTGCGTGCTGCGCTCGCGCCAACTCGACCGCGTCCGGGCCATCCTCGCCCGCATTGAGCCGGGCCTTGAGATTGGCGAACAGACGACCCTGGTGATCGGTGAACCGCGCAAAAAAGGCCTTTCGCTCGCTCACCTGTTTGCCGATGGCAGGCTGGTCGGCACCTTGTTGCTGTGGCTGATCAACTTCATGAACATGCTCTGCGTTTACTTTCTCGCGTCCTGGACACCGGTGCTGATGAGTGGCGCGGGCCATTCACCCTCGCAAGCGGTATTGGCCGGCACAGCCATGTGGCTTGGTGGTTTGGCGGGCGGTTGGCTGCTTGGCTGGTTTGTCGACCGACGCGGCTTCGGCGCCGTGCTGGTCCCCACTTTCATCGTCTCCGCCGTGGCCATCATGCTGTTCAGCCACTTCTACACCTCGATCAATCTGGCCTACTTGAGCATTGCCGTTGCCGGCTTCGGCATCCTGGGTGGTCAAGCCGCACTGAATGCCATGACCGCCACCTTTTATCCAACGGCGCTGCGCGCCACCGGCACGGGATGGACCTTGGGACTCGGCCGATTGGGGGGCATCTGCGGCCCTTTTATCGGCGCCCTGCTCCTGTCCCTGCAGTGGTCGACCAGTGATCTGCTGGTGGCCGCCGCCGTTCCCGCCAGCATCACGGCCATCGGCATCATTGGCTTCTGGCGCATGAATCGAACCACCGCTGTGCCCGTTACCCAATAA